The following are encoded in a window of Nakamurella sp. A5-74 genomic DNA:
- a CDS encoding DUF998 domain-containing protein has protein sequence MTTTTRNHRIPTRAGTVSTAAALTADRVTKSLLGYGVIAGPVYLLTSLLQAATRDGFDVRRHAWSQLSLGDRGWIQTTNFVLSGLMVIAFAAGLRRALSGGAAVTWAPRLIAVFGLSLVTAGVFRVDPAAGFPVGTPQTGVMSTSALVHFAAGGVGFTALAVALLVLAGRLSGEGFEGLALACRIVAPLFLLTFVGMASGLLGAAGIPAFTLGVVGVLILLSALAVHRYRQMPDTAGR, from the coding sequence ATGACAACCACCACCCGCAACCACCGGATCCCCACCCGCGCCGGGACCGTCTCGACCGCCGCCGCACTGACCGCCGACCGCGTCACCAAGTCGTTGCTCGGGTACGGCGTCATCGCCGGCCCGGTCTACCTCCTCACCTCACTCCTCCAGGCCGCCACCCGCGACGGGTTCGACGTCCGGCGGCACGCCTGGAGCCAACTGTCCCTCGGCGACCGGGGCTGGATTCAGACCACCAACTTCGTGCTCAGCGGCCTCATGGTCATCGCTTTCGCAGCGGGCCTGCGGCGTGCGCTGTCCGGCGGCGCCGCCGTCACCTGGGCCCCCCGGCTGATCGCAGTGTTCGGTCTGAGCCTGGTCACGGCCGGGGTCTTCCGGGTCGACCCGGCAGCCGGCTTCCCGGTCGGCACACCACAGACCGGTGTGATGAGCACCAGTGCTCTGGTGCACTTCGCGGCTGGTGGTGTGGGTTTCACCGCCCTGGCCGTCGCCCTGCTCGTGTTGGCCGGCCGGCTGTCCGGCGAGGGCTTCGAGGGACTCGCCCTCGCCTGCCGCATCGTTGCTCCGCTGTTCCTGCTGACGTTCGTCGGGATGGCCTCGGGTCTGCTCGGCGCCGCCGGCATCCCCGCCTTCACCCTCGGTGTGGTCGGCGTGCTGATCCTGCTCAGTGCGCTGGCCGTGCATCGATACCGGCAGATGCCGGACACCGCGGGACGCTGA
- a CDS encoding DUF6596 domain-containing protein, translating to MTTPTHDPPAGRVEAVWRIEAARLVAGLARITGDLGTAEDLAQDALVAALEHWPTSGVPPNPGGWLMTTAKNRAVDGFRRDARHRAAVETIGRGTPGAIDDQDAVDDALDDPIGDDVLRLLFTACHPVLTREYRVALTLRCLTGLRTDEIGRAFLIPESVAGQRISRAKKTLRDKGVRFEMPGGEEISTRLATVLEVIYLVFNEGYSATAGDDWMRPALSIEALRLARLTAALMPSEAEAHGLTALLELTQSRASARTGPDGRPVLLQHQDRRRWDPLLIRRGLSALAEAHGCHGPFGRYTLQAEIAAAHTTALTADETDWPRIAALYDALAVVWPTPVVQLNRAMAHGRAVGPDAGLALLDTVDTAALQGYPQLPGVRGELLDLAGRRDQAAAAFDQAAALTRNVQERELFAGRAAEIRAQRPPVPAVKSGPDP from the coding sequence ATGACGACCCCGACCCACGACCCACCCGCCGGAAGGGTCGAGGCGGTCTGGCGGATCGAGGCGGCACGACTGGTGGCCGGCCTCGCCCGCATCACCGGCGATCTCGGCACGGCCGAGGATCTCGCCCAGGATGCGCTGGTCGCGGCGTTGGAGCACTGGCCGACCTCCGGTGTCCCACCCAACCCGGGTGGTTGGCTGATGACGACGGCGAAGAACCGTGCCGTCGACGGGTTTCGACGGGACGCACGCCACCGTGCTGCTGTCGAGACGATCGGCCGCGGGACCCCTGGTGCCATCGACGACCAGGACGCCGTGGACGATGCGCTCGACGATCCGATCGGCGACGACGTACTGCGACTGCTGTTCACCGCCTGCCATCCGGTGCTGACCCGCGAGTACCGGGTGGCCCTGACCTTGCGCTGCCTGACCGGTCTGCGCACCGATGAGATCGGCAGGGCCTTCCTCATCCCGGAGTCCGTTGCCGGGCAGCGGATCTCCCGGGCGAAGAAGACGTTGCGGGACAAGGGTGTTCGGTTCGAGATGCCCGGGGGCGAGGAGATTTCCACCCGTCTGGCCACCGTGCTGGAGGTCATCTATCTCGTCTTCAACGAGGGCTACAGCGCCACCGCGGGCGACGACTGGATGCGTCCCGCACTGAGCATCGAGGCGCTCCGGTTGGCCCGTCTGACCGCGGCACTGATGCCCTCGGAGGCCGAAGCCCACGGGTTGACCGCACTGCTCGAGCTGACCCAGTCGAGAGCGTCCGCCAGAACAGGACCGGACGGCCGCCCGGTGCTGCTGCAGCACCAGGACCGCCGACGCTGGGACCCGCTGCTGATCCGTCGCGGTCTCTCGGCGCTCGCCGAGGCTCACGGTTGCCACGGTCCGTTCGGCAGGTACACCCTGCAGGCCGAGATCGCCGCCGCACATACGACAGCGCTGACCGCGGACGAGACGGACTGGCCGCGGATCGCTGCACTGTACGACGCACTCGCAGTGGTCTGGCCGACGCCTGTCGTCCAACTCAACCGCGCGATGGCGCACGGTCGCGCCGTCGGGCCGGACGCCGGGCTGGCGCTGCTCGACACCGTGGACACAGCCGCGCTCCAGGGCTATCCACAACTGCCGGGTGTCCGCGGCGAGCTGCTCGACCTGGCGGGCCGGCGGGACCAAGCGGCCGCTGCGTTCGACCAGGCCGCCGCCCTGACCCGCAATGTGCAGGAGCGGGAGCTGTTCGCAGGGCGCGCCGCGGAGATCCGCGCACAGCGGCCGCCAGTTCCGGCGGTGAAATCGGGTCCCGATCCATGA
- a CDS encoding YetF domain-containing protein, protein MEIVVRAAVIYLFLWMITRLVGRSTVGELSTFQLILFITMGDMVQQAVTQQDYSVTAGILAISVFTVLTMGLSWANARWPGIRKITHGVPVVVLENGATDPAVLRREQLSIDDLKAAARQQGFEALTGIRLAVLEANGQISFFARQGSGGSDGTSGAAQKPAVG, encoded by the coding sequence ATGGAGATCGTCGTCCGTGCCGCCGTCATCTATCTGTTCCTGTGGATGATCACCCGGCTGGTCGGTCGCTCGACCGTCGGCGAGTTGAGCACCTTCCAGTTGATCCTGTTCATCACCATGGGCGACATGGTCCAGCAGGCGGTCACGCAGCAGGACTACTCGGTCACCGCCGGCATCCTGGCGATCTCGGTGTTCACCGTGCTGACGATGGGACTGTCATGGGCGAACGCGCGTTGGCCGGGGATCAGGAAGATCACCCACGGCGTACCGGTGGTGGTCTTGGAGAACGGCGCCACCGACCCCGCAGTGCTGCGGCGGGAACAACTGTCCATCGACGATCTCAAGGCCGCGGCGCGTCAGCAGGGATTCGAGGCCCTGACCGGAATCCGACTGGCGGTGCTCGAGGCCAACGGTCAGATCTCGTTCTTCGCCCGACAGGGCAGCGGCGGTTCGGACGGAACGTCCGGGGCGGCGCAGAAGCCGGCGGTCGGCTAG
- a CDS encoding alpha/beta hydrolase — MMNDALAAGHADRGYFEGFTERLIDVGEARIFTRSAGEGPAVLLVHGHPRTSGTWHRVAPQLVAAGHTVVCADLRGYGRSIGPEPTPDHSAHSKRVVAGDLRAAMDQLGHSTFAVVGHDRGSYVAFRMALDAPAVVTRVALLDCIPIIEHLERITTQFATRWWHWFFFAQPDVPERVISADPDAWYRGDPAVMGEQNYAEWRAATRDPRVVRAMLEDYRAGLGIDAQDERDDRFAGRRLRMPTLIAWSQHDDLEELFGDPVRIWHGWADDVTGVRIPSGHHMAEEAPDALAAVLAEFLHPERD; from the coding sequence ATGATGAACGACGCGCTGGCCGCTGGTCATGCGGACCGAGGGTACTTCGAGGGTTTCACCGAGCGTCTGATCGATGTCGGCGAGGCCCGGATCTTCACCAGGAGCGCGGGTGAGGGCCCCGCGGTGCTGCTGGTGCACGGACACCCCAGGACCTCGGGGACCTGGCACCGGGTCGCGCCGCAACTGGTGGCCGCTGGACACACTGTGGTCTGCGCGGATCTGCGCGGGTACGGCAGGTCGATCGGTCCGGAACCGACCCCCGATCATTCTGCGCACTCCAAACGGGTGGTTGCGGGTGATCTGCGGGCTGCGATGGATCAGTTGGGGCACAGTACTTTTGCCGTGGTCGGACACGATCGGGGAAGCTATGTCGCCTTCCGGATGGCGCTCGATGCGCCCGCGGTGGTGACCAGGGTGGCGTTGCTGGACTGCATTCCCATCATCGAGCACCTCGAACGCATCACCACACAGTTCGCCACCCGGTGGTGGCACTGGTTCTTCTTCGCCCAACCCGATGTGCCGGAGCGGGTCATCAGTGCCGACCCGGATGCCTGGTACCGCGGAGATCCAGCCGTGATGGGTGAGCAGAACTACGCCGAATGGCGGGCGGCGACGCGCGATCCCCGGGTCGTCAGGGCCATGCTCGAGGACTACCGCGCCGGGCTGGGCATCGACGCGCAGGACGAACGCGACGATCGGTTCGCCGGCCGGCGACTGCGGATGCCGACCCTGATCGCCTGGTCGCAGCACGACGACCTGGAGGAGCTGTTCGGGGACCCCGTGCGGATCTGGCACGGCTGGGCCGATGACGTCACCGGCGTCCGGATCCCGTCCGGTCATCACATGGCCGAGGAAGCTCCCGACGCCTTGGCGGCCGTGTTGGCCGAGTTCCTGCATCCGGAACGGGACTGA
- a CDS encoding winged helix DNA-binding domain-containing protein gives MNSDQVLTARALNRAYLARQGLLERVLVDPVTLVRRLIAVQGQATHPPYTALWSRIQDISTRDIDTAFTDGRLVRLALFRSTIHVIAGDEVHPLRTLTVPLLERDFPPHMRAAMAEVDRSAAIARMRAVSESGPISWSALGQAVLSEFPVGDAAGESDVRMLSRLARNFMPMIAVPPSMLWGDNSPGRYRPHPSIDHLPLDEDEIAAARTDLARRYVAAYGPTSAAALTAFTGVSGWPRTFRALDDEFVHLEGPAGDLVDLPDAPRPGGDIPVPVRMMAEWDSALHSRTDDARLVPTARKPLVYTKNGIMPATVLVDGLVDGTWRFRVTPKRATLTVAPTSRWSQRIRREVEQEALRYLEFAAPSVPAVVQID, from the coding sequence ATGAACTCGGACCAGGTGCTGACCGCCCGCGCGCTCAACCGCGCCTATCTCGCGCGACAGGGACTGCTCGAGCGGGTCCTGGTCGATCCGGTGACGCTCGTCCGGCGGTTGATCGCAGTGCAGGGGCAGGCGACCCACCCGCCCTACACGGCGCTGTGGAGCCGGATCCAGGACATCAGCACCCGCGACATCGACACCGCGTTCACGGACGGCCGACTGGTGCGGCTCGCGCTGTTCCGCTCGACGATCCACGTGATCGCCGGCGACGAGGTGCACCCACTGAGGACCCTCACCGTGCCGTTGCTGGAGAGGGACTTCCCGCCGCACATGAGAGCGGCGATGGCCGAGGTCGACAGGTCTGCGGCGATCGCCCGGATGCGGGCGGTTTCCGAGTCCGGGCCGATCTCCTGGAGCGCACTCGGGCAGGCGGTCCTGTCGGAGTTCCCGGTCGGCGACGCGGCCGGAGAGAGCGACGTCCGGATGCTCTCGCGACTGGCCCGGAACTTCATGCCGATGATCGCCGTCCCGCCGAGCATGCTCTGGGGCGACAACTCCCCCGGCCGGTACCGACCGCATCCCAGCATCGACCACCTGCCGCTGGACGAGGACGAGATCGCTGCTGCCAGAACAGATCTCGCCCGTCGCTACGTCGCCGCCTACGGCCCGACCTCGGCGGCAGCTCTCACCGCGTTCACCGGCGTCAGCGGATGGCCCCGGACGTTCCGCGCGCTCGACGACGAGTTCGTCCATCTCGAGGGCCCCGCCGGCGATCTGGTCGACCTCCCCGACGCGCCCCGTCCCGGCGGCGACATCCCGGTGCCGGTGCGGATGATGGCCGAATGGGACTCGGCGCTGCACTCCCGCACGGACGACGCTCGACTGGTGCCGACCGCGCGGAAACCGTTGGTGTACACCAAGAACGGAATCATGCCGGCCACAGTGCTCGTCGATGGACTCGTGGACGGGACGTGGCGGTTCCGCGTCACACCGAAGCGGGCGACGCTGACCGTCGCGCCCACCTCCCGGTGGTCGCAGCGAATCCGCCGGGAGGTGGAGCAGGAGGCGTTGCGCTACCTGGAGTTCGCCGCTCCCAGTGTCCCGGCAGTGGTCCAGATCGACTGA
- a CDS encoding aldo/keto reductase, whose protein sequence is MTDHPVPTITLNDGTTIPQLGFGVFKVDPDETERIVTSAFEAGYRHIDTAAIYGNEEGVGRAIASSGIPRDELYITTKLWNDRQGTESAFAALDESLTKLGLDHVDLYLIHWPAPAGDKYVESWKALELLQKEGKTRSIGVSNFLRPHLDRLLDETDVVPAVDQIELHPALQSTDLTEFARSKGIQIEAWGPLGQGKYPLLEESAVTAAASAHDATPAQVVIAWHLAKGNIVFPKSSNAGRIAENLASVSVTLGADEIAAIDALESGNRVSGHPDEVN, encoded by the coding sequence ATGACAGATCATCCAGTACCCACCATCACCCTCAACGACGGGACCACCATCCCGCAGCTCGGCTTCGGCGTGTTCAAGGTCGACCCCGACGAGACCGAGCGCATCGTCACCAGTGCCTTCGAAGCCGGGTACCGACACATCGACACCGCCGCCATCTACGGCAACGAGGAGGGCGTCGGCCGTGCCATCGCCTCCTCCGGGATCCCCCGCGACGAGCTGTACATCACCACCAAGCTGTGGAACGACCGCCAGGGCACCGAGTCCGCCTTCGCCGCTCTGGACGAGAGCCTCACGAAGCTGGGGCTGGACCACGTCGATCTGTACCTGATCCACTGGCCGGCCCCGGCGGGCGACAAGTACGTCGAGTCCTGGAAGGCGTTGGAGCTACTGCAGAAGGAAGGAAAGACGCGCTCCATCGGTGTCTCCAACTTCCTGCGACCGCACCTGGACCGGCTGCTGGACGAGACCGACGTCGTCCCGGCCGTCGACCAGATCGAGCTGCACCCGGCGCTGCAGTCGACGGATCTCACGGAGTTCGCCCGCAGCAAGGGAATCCAGATCGAGGCCTGGGGCCCGCTCGGTCAGGGCAAGTACCCGCTGCTCGAGGAGTCAGCAGTCACTGCGGCAGCATCCGCCCATGACGCGACCCCCGCTCAGGTCGTCATCGCCTGGCACCTGGCCAAGGGGAACATCGTGTTCCCGAAGTCCAGCAACGCCGGCCGGATTGCCGAGAACCTCGCGTCCGTGTCGGTGACTCTCGGCGCGGACGAGATCGCCGCCATCGATGCCCTCGAGAGCGGCAACAGGGTGTCCGGACACCCGGACGAGGTCAACTGA
- a CDS encoding protein phosphatase 2C domain-containing protein, translated as MSVRAYTVSAVGRSDIGLVKPNNEDAFHVGSGLAVVADGVGGSAAGEVASRTVVEVFAALDHVDADADVYELITGAVRRATDSLLDQVEADPSLEGMGTTVTAMIWSGTRLVFAQIGDSRAYFLEQGAEQAERHPDLSTDLIQITKDDSFVQYLVDQGLLAPEEAAHHPRRNVILKALNGTTVSPAYTTFAPRIGDRYLLCSDGLTDYVDIDSICETIDGTDAEDAAERLIELSLAAGAPDNVTAIIADVVADPNSADPTSAHLTEPPARSSADDSPTMRIPAVEDTRS; from the coding sequence GTGAGCGTGCGCGCGTACACCGTCTCGGCCGTCGGACGCAGTGACATCGGGCTGGTGAAGCCGAACAACGAGGACGCGTTCCACGTCGGATCCGGGCTGGCCGTCGTCGCCGACGGAGTGGGCGGGAGCGCGGCCGGTGAGGTCGCGTCCCGGACGGTCGTCGAGGTGTTCGCCGCCCTCGACCACGTCGATGCCGACGCGGACGTCTACGAGCTGATCACCGGGGCGGTCCGCCGGGCGACCGACTCACTGTTGGACCAGGTGGAGGCCGACCCGAGCCTGGAAGGAATGGGCACGACGGTGACGGCGATGATCTGGTCGGGCACCCGGTTGGTGTTCGCCCAGATCGGCGATTCCCGCGCATACTTCCTGGAGCAGGGCGCCGAGCAGGCCGAGCGGCATCCCGACCTGAGCACGGACCTGATCCAGATCACCAAGGACGACTCCTTCGTCCAGTACCTCGTCGACCAGGGCCTGCTGGCACCGGAGGAAGCCGCTCACCACCCGCGGCGCAACGTGATCCTCAAGGCGCTCAACGGCACCACCGTGTCACCGGCGTACACCACCTTCGCGCCGCGGATCGGCGATCGGTACCTGCTCTGCTCGGACGGCCTGACCGACTACGTCGACATCGACTCGATCTGCGAGACCATCGACGGCACCGACGCCGAGGACGCCGCCGAACGGCTCATCGAGCTCAGCCTGGCGGCCGGCGCCCCCGACAACGTCACGGCGATCATCGCCGACGTCGTTGCCGACCCGAACTCGGCTGACCCGACCTCGGCCCACCTGACGGAGCCCCCGGCCCGGTCGTCGGCAGACGACTCACCCACGATGCGCATCCCGGCCGTCGAGGACACCCGCTCCTGA